The following proteins are co-located in the Streptomyces bottropensis ATCC 25435 genome:
- a CDS encoding MaoC family dehydratase has translation MSITVNGIDELKKLAGSDLGTSEWIEVTQERIDTFADATGDHQWIHVDPEKAAEGPFGAPIAHGYLTLSLFIPLFTELLDVEGVSTKVNYGLNKVRFPSPVKVGSKIRLVGRLASVEDVPGGVQITVDGTIEIEGAAKPAAVLQSLSRFYA, from the coding sequence ATGAGCATCACCGTGAACGGCATCGACGAGCTGAAGAAGCTCGCGGGCAGCGACCTCGGCACCAGCGAGTGGATCGAGGTCACCCAGGAGCGCATCGACACCTTCGCCGACGCGACCGGGGACCACCAGTGGATCCACGTCGACCCCGAGAAGGCGGCCGAGGGCCCCTTCGGCGCGCCGATCGCCCACGGCTACCTGACCCTGTCGCTGTTCATCCCGCTGTTCACCGAACTGCTGGACGTCGAGGGTGTGTCGACGAAGGTCAACTACGGCCTGAACAAGGTGCGGTTCCCCTCGCCGGTCAAGGTGGGGTCCAAGATCCGCCTCGTCGGCCGGCTGGCCTCGGTGGAGGACGTGCCGGGCGGGGTGCAGATCACCGTCGACGGCACGATCGAGATCGAGGGCGCGGCCAAGCCGGCGGCCGTGCTGCAGAGCCTGTCCAGGTTCTACGCGTAG
- the menE gene encoding o-succinylbenzoate--CoA ligase, with protein sequence MRNEGLGSWPARRARKTPRRTALIHGDTSLTYGELYERTTRLAHALRASGVRRGDRVAYLGPNHPSYLETLFAAGTLGAVFVPLNTRLAGPEIAYQLADSGAKALVYGPAFTGLVAGLPGDGTDVRTFLETGAEYEALLAGAETEPIDQPVTADDTCIIMYTSGTTGRPKGAMLTHGNIIWNAVNVLVDQDVIADERALVSAPLFHTAGLNMLTLPVLLKGGTCVLVESFVPDATFDLIERHRVTFMFGVPTMFDQIARHPRWADADLSSLRMLSCGGSPVPTPLIARFQERGLTFLQGYGMTEAAPGTLFLDAEHAVSKAGSAGVPHFFSDVRVVRPDMTPVDIDEPGEVVVRGPHVMPGYWGLPEETAAVFADGWFRSGDAARVDEDGYVFIVDRIKDMIISGGENIYPAEIEDQLLAHPDIAECAVIGIPDDKWGEVPRAVVVPREGRALDADEVLASLAGRLAKYKIPKSVVIAEELPRTASGKLLKARVRKRYGTDS encoded by the coding sequence ATGCGCAATGAGGGACTGGGATCGTGGCCCGCCCGCCGTGCCCGCAAGACCCCCCGGCGCACCGCGCTGATCCACGGCGACACGAGCCTCACCTACGGAGAGCTGTACGAGCGCACCACGCGCCTCGCCCACGCCCTGCGCGCCTCCGGCGTGCGCCGCGGCGACCGCGTCGCCTACCTGGGGCCCAACCACCCCTCGTACCTGGAGACGCTGTTCGCCGCCGGCACGCTCGGCGCGGTCTTCGTCCCGCTCAACACCCGCCTCGCGGGCCCCGAGATCGCCTACCAGCTGGCGGACTCCGGGGCCAAGGCACTGGTGTACGGGCCCGCTTTCACCGGGCTCGTCGCCGGGCTGCCCGGCGACGGCACCGATGTGCGGACGTTCCTGGAGACCGGCGCGGAGTACGAGGCGCTCCTCGCCGGGGCCGAGACCGAGCCGATCGACCAGCCCGTCACCGCCGACGACACCTGCATCATCATGTACACCTCGGGGACGACGGGCCGCCCCAAGGGCGCGATGCTCACCCACGGCAACATCATCTGGAACGCCGTCAACGTGCTCGTCGACCAGGACGTCATCGCCGACGAACGCGCTCTCGTCTCCGCCCCGCTGTTCCACACGGCCGGGCTGAACATGCTCACCCTGCCCGTGCTGCTCAAGGGCGGCACCTGCGTCCTGGTCGAGTCCTTCGTCCCGGACGCCACCTTCGACCTGATCGAGCGCCACCGGGTCACGTTCATGTTCGGCGTGCCGACCATGTTCGACCAGATCGCCCGGCACCCGCGCTGGGCCGACGCCGACCTGTCGTCGCTCAGGATGCTGTCCTGCGGCGGTTCCCCGGTGCCGACCCCGCTCATCGCCCGCTTCCAGGAGCGCGGACTCACCTTCCTCCAGGGCTACGGCATGACGGAGGCGGCCCCCGGCACCCTCTTCCTCGACGCCGAGCACGCCGTCAGCAAGGCCGGCTCGGCGGGTGTGCCGCACTTCTTCAGCGATGTGCGGGTCGTACGGCCGGACATGACGCCGGTCGACATCGACGAGCCCGGCGAGGTCGTGGTCCGCGGACCGCACGTCATGCCCGGCTACTGGGGCCTGCCCGAGGAGACGGCCGCCGTCTTCGCCGACGGCTGGTTCCGCAGCGGGGACGCCGCCCGCGTCGACGAGGACGGCTACGTCTTCATCGTCGACCGCATCAAGGACATGATCATCTCCGGCGGCGAGAACATCTACCCCGCCGAGATCGAGGACCAGCTCCTCGCCCACCCCGACATCGCCGAGTGCGCGGTCATCGGCATCCCCGACGACAAGTGGGGCGAGGTGCCGCGCGCGGTCGTCGTCCCGCGCGAGGGCCGCGCCCTGGACGCCGACGAGGTACTGGCCTCCCTGGCCGGGCGGCTCGCCAAGTACAAGATCCCGAAGTCGGTGGTGATCGCGGAGGAGCTTCCGCGCACCGCCTCCGGAAAGCTCCTCAAGGCCCGGGTGCGCAAGCGCTACGGGACCGACTCCTAG